The following are encoded together in the Streptomyces rapamycinicus NRRL 5491 genome:
- the sucB gene encoding 2-oxoglutarate dehydrogenase, E2 component, dihydrolipoamide succinyltransferase codes for MAVSVTLPALGESVTEGTVTRWLKAEGERVEADEPLLEVSTDKVDTEIPAPSAGVLTSIKVAEDETVEVGAELAVIDDGGAAPAEAPAPAAEPAPAAQPEPAPAPAAEAPAPAPAAAAPAGGAEGTDVILPALGESVTEGTVTRWLKEVGESVEADEPLLEVSTDKVDTEIPAPVAGTLLEILVGEDETAEVGAKLAVIGAAGAAPAAAPAEAPAAPAPAPEPVQEAPAPAPAPQAPSAPAPQAVTPEPVAPEPAPAAPVPAPAPAATIPAPAAPEAEGAYVTPLVRKLAAENNVDLSTVKGTGVGGRIRKQDVIAAAEAAKAAQAQAPAAAAPKAAPQEVSPLRGQTIKMPRMRKVIGDNMMKALHSQAQLTSVVEVDVTKVMRLRARAKEAFAQREGVKLSPMPFFVKAAVQALKAHPAINARINEDDNTITYFDVENVGIAVDAEKGLMTPVIKNAGDLNIAGLSKKTAELAGKVRSNKITPDEVSGATFTISNTGSRGALFDTIIVPPNQVAILGIGATVKRPVVIDHPELGETIAVRDMTYVALSYDHRLVDGADAARYLTAVKEILEAGEFEVDLGL; via the coding sequence ATGGCGGTTTCCGTAACCCTGCCGGCGCTCGGCGAGAGCGTGACCGAGGGCACCGTCACCCGCTGGCTCAAGGCCGAAGGTGAGCGCGTCGAGGCCGACGAGCCCCTGCTCGAGGTGTCGACCGACAAGGTCGACACCGAGATCCCGGCCCCCTCGGCCGGTGTGCTGACGTCCATCAAGGTGGCCGAGGACGAGACGGTCGAGGTCGGCGCCGAGCTGGCCGTCATCGACGACGGCGGCGCGGCCCCGGCCGAAGCCCCCGCCCCCGCGGCCGAGCCCGCTCCGGCGGCTCAGCCCGAGCCCGCCCCGGCGCCCGCCGCCGAGGCCCCCGCCCCCGCTCCTGCCGCCGCGGCTCCGGCCGGTGGCGCCGAGGGCACCGATGTGATCCTTCCCGCGCTCGGCGAGAGCGTGACCGAGGGCACCGTGACCCGCTGGCTCAAGGAGGTCGGCGAGTCCGTCGAGGCCGATGAGCCGCTGCTCGAGGTCTCCACCGACAAGGTCGACACCGAGATCCCGGCCCCGGTCGCGGGCACCCTGCTGGAGATCCTGGTCGGCGAGGACGAGACCGCCGAGGTCGGCGCCAAGCTGGCCGTGATCGGCGCCGCCGGTGCCGCTCCGGCCGCCGCGCCCGCCGAGGCCCCGGCCGCCCCCGCCCCGGCTCCCGAGCCGGTCCAGGAGGCCCCGGCGCCCGCCCCGGCCCCGCAGGCCCCGAGCGCCCCGGCGCCGCAGGCCGTCACCCCGGAGCCGGTCGCCCCCGAGCCGGCCCCGGCCGCTCCGGTGCCCGCCCCGGCTCCGGCCGCCACCATCCCGGCTCCCGCGGCCCCCGAGGCCGAGGGCGCCTACGTCACCCCGCTGGTGCGCAAGCTCGCCGCCGAGAACAACGTGGACCTGTCCACGGTCAAGGGCACCGGCGTCGGCGGCCGCATCCGCAAGCAGGACGTCATCGCCGCCGCGGAGGCCGCCAAGGCCGCCCAGGCCCAGGCGCCGGCCGCCGCCGCGCCGAAGGCCGCCCCGCAGGAGGTGTCCCCGCTGCGCGGCCAGACCATCAAGATGCCGCGGATGCGCAAGGTCATCGGCGACAACATGATGAAGGCCCTGCACAGCCAGGCCCAGCTCACCAGCGTGGTCGAGGTGGACGTCACCAAGGTCATGCGGCTGCGCGCCCGGGCCAAGGAGGCGTTCGCCCAGCGCGAGGGCGTCAAGCTCTCGCCGATGCCGTTCTTCGTGAAGGCCGCCGTCCAGGCGCTGAAGGCCCACCCGGCCATCAACGCCCGGATCAACGAGGACGACAACACCATCACGTACTTCGACGTGGAGAACGTCGGGATCGCGGTGGACGCCGAGAAGGGCCTGATGACCCCGGTCATCAAGAACGCCGGCGACCTCAACATCGCCGGTCTGTCCAAGAAGACGGCGGAGCTGGCGGGCAAGGTCCGCTCCAACAAGATCACCCCGGACGAGGTGTCCGGCGCCACCTTCACGATCAGCAACACCGGCTCGCGCGGTGCGCTGTTCGACACGATCATCGTGCCCCCGAACCAGGTCGCCATCCTGGGCATCGGCGCGACCGTCAAGCGCCCGGTGGTCATCGACCACCCGGAGCTGGGCGAGACCATCGCGGTGCGCGACATGACGTACGTGGCGCTCTCCTACGACCACCGCCTGGTGGACGGTGCCGACGCGGCCCGCTACCTGACGGCCGTCAAGGAGATCCTGGAGGCCGGCGAGTTCGAGGTGGACCTCGGGCTCTGA
- the aceE gene encoding pyruvate dehydrogenase (acetyl-transferring), homodimeric type: MTDLARTQPSALDQLPDRDPEETAEWGASLDAVTRAAGSHRASYLMRRTLERAESAGLALPPLLESDYLNTIPTAAEPAFPGDEAMERRITAWNRWNAAAMVTRGSRDGLGGHIATFASAAWLYETGFQHFFRGKEADGSGDQLYIQGHASPGIYARAFLDGRLTEHHLDHFRREAGGDGLPSYPHPRRLPWLWEFPTVSMGLGPISAIYQARFNRYLAARGIKDTANSHVWAFLGDGEMDEPESTAALALAGREGLDNLTFVINCNLQRLDGPVRANFKIVQELEAQFRAAGWNVIKSLWGSAWDELFALDASGALARRLREVPDGQFQTYATRDAAYIREHFFGADPELARLAQGLTDAKLTECFHTSRAGHEPRKVYAAYRAAVEHKGAPTVVLAQTVKGWTLGPGFESRNANHQMKKLTGKEFRAMRDLLELPIPDSRLDDALVPYVHPGPDSPEVRYLQERRAALGGPAPARRVHPVALPEPSAKPFQALAKGSGSQEIATTMAFVRLVKDLMREKETGRRWVPIVPDEARTFGMESLFPTAGIYSPLGQTYDPVDRDQLLYYKEAANGQILNEGITEAGSMADFTAAATSYATHGEPMIPFYIFYSMFGWQRTADQMWALADQLGRGFLVGATAGRTTMTGEGLQHADGHSPLIASTNPAALTYDPAFAYEVGAIVREGLRRMYGPEAEDVFYYLTVYNEPKVQPAMPSGEGVEEGILKGLYRYQEATAPAGDSPRIQLLASGTAVHWTLEAQKLLADDWGVAADVWSATSWSELRRDALSCDAAQLNGEDRVPYVTRALAGAPGPVLAVSDWMRAVPDQISQWVEQDWYSLGTDGFGLSDTREAARRHFGVDAPAIVVAALSRLARQGAVRATAPKEAAERYGI, from the coding sequence ATGACCGATCTCGCACGCACGCAGCCGAGTGCGCTCGACCAGCTTCCCGACCGTGACCCCGAGGAGACCGCCGAATGGGGCGCCTCCCTGGACGCCGTCACCCGGGCGGCCGGGTCGCACCGCGCCTCGTACCTCATGCGCCGCACCCTGGAGCGCGCCGAGAGCGCCGGGCTCGCGCTGCCGCCCCTGCTGGAGTCGGACTACCTCAACACCATCCCGACCGCCGCCGAGCCCGCGTTCCCGGGCGACGAGGCCATGGAGCGCCGCATCACCGCCTGGAACCGGTGGAACGCGGCGGCGATGGTCACCCGCGGCAGCCGTGACGGCCTCGGGGGCCACATCGCCACCTTCGCCTCCGCCGCCTGGCTCTACGAGACGGGCTTCCAGCACTTCTTCCGTGGCAAGGAGGCGGACGGCAGCGGCGACCAGCTCTACATCCAGGGCCACGCCTCCCCCGGCATCTACGCCCGCGCCTTCCTCGACGGGCGGCTGACCGAGCACCACCTGGACCACTTCCGCCGCGAGGCGGGCGGCGACGGTCTGCCGTCCTATCCGCATCCGCGCCGGCTGCCGTGGCTGTGGGAGTTCCCCACCGTCTCGATGGGGCTCGGCCCGATCTCCGCGATCTACCAGGCCCGCTTCAACCGCTATCTGGCGGCGCGCGGCATCAAGGACACCGCGAACTCCCACGTATGGGCGTTCCTCGGGGACGGCGAGATGGACGAGCCGGAGTCGACGGCCGCGCTCGCCCTGGCCGGGCGCGAGGGCCTGGACAACCTCACCTTCGTCATCAACTGCAACCTCCAGCGCCTCGACGGCCCGGTGCGGGCCAACTTCAAGATCGTGCAGGAGCTGGAGGCCCAGTTCCGCGCGGCGGGCTGGAACGTGATCAAGTCGCTGTGGGGCTCCGCCTGGGACGAGCTGTTCGCGCTGGACGCCTCGGGCGCACTGGCCCGCCGGCTGCGCGAGGTCCCGGACGGCCAGTTCCAGACGTACGCGACCCGCGACGCGGCCTACATCCGCGAGCACTTCTTCGGCGCCGACCCCGAGCTGGCCCGGCTGGCCCAGGGGCTCACCGACGCCAAGCTCACCGAGTGCTTCCACACCTCGCGCGCGGGCCACGAGCCCCGCAAGGTGTACGCGGCGTACCGCGCGGCCGTGGAGCACAAGGGCGCCCCGACCGTCGTCCTCGCCCAGACCGTCAAGGGCTGGACGCTGGGCCCCGGCTTCGAGTCGCGCAACGCCAACCACCAGATGAAGAAGCTGACCGGCAAGGAGTTCCGCGCCATGCGGGACCTCCTCGAACTCCCCATCCCGGACAGCAGGCTGGACGACGCCCTCGTGCCGTACGTCCACCCCGGCCCCGACTCCCCCGAGGTGCGCTACCTCCAGGAGCGCCGGGCGGCCCTCGGCGGCCCGGCCCCGGCCCGCCGGGTCCACCCGGTGGCCCTGCCCGAGCCGTCCGCGAAGCCGTTCCAGGCGCTCGCCAAGGGCTCCGGCAGCCAGGAGATCGCCACCACCATGGCCTTCGTCCGGCTGGTCAAGGACCTGATGCGGGAGAAGGAGACCGGGAGGCGCTGGGTGCCGATCGTGCCGGACGAGGCACGGACCTTCGGCATGGAGTCGCTCTTCCCCACCGCCGGGATCTACTCCCCGCTCGGCCAGACCTACGACCCGGTCGACCGCGATCAGCTCCTGTACTACAAGGAGGCCGCGAACGGTCAGATCCTCAACGAGGGGATCACCGAGGCCGGTTCGATGGCCGACTTCACCGCCGCCGCGACGTCGTACGCGACCCACGGCGAGCCGATGATCCCCTTCTACATCTTCTACTCGATGTTCGGCTGGCAGCGCACCGCCGACCAGATGTGGGCGCTGGCCGACCAGCTCGGCCGCGGCTTCCTCGTCGGCGCCACGGCGGGCCGTACGACGATGACCGGCGAGGGCCTCCAGCACGCCGACGGCCACTCCCCGCTGATCGCCTCCACCAACCCGGCGGCGCTCACCTACGACCCGGCGTTCGCCTACGAGGTGGGCGCGATCGTGCGGGAGGGCCTGCGGCGGATGTACGGCCCCGAGGCCGAGGACGTCTTCTACTACCTGACGGTCTACAACGAGCCCAAGGTCCAGCCGGCGATGCCTTCGGGCGAAGGCGTCGAGGAGGGCATCCTCAAGGGCCTCTACCGCTACCAGGAGGCCACGGCCCCGGCCGGGGACTCCCCCCGTATCCAGCTCCTCGCCTCCGGCACCGCCGTCCACTGGACGCTGGAGGCCCAGAAACTCCTCGCCGACGACTGGGGCGTGGCCGCCGACGTGTGGTCCGCCACCTCCTGGAGCGAGCTGCGCCGCGACGCCCTGTCCTGTGACGCGGCGCAGCTCAACGGCGAAGACCGGGTCCCGTACGTCACCCGTGCCCTGGCAGGCGCACCGGGCCCGGTCCTCGCCGTCAGCGACTGGATGCGTGCCGTCCCCGACCAGATCAGCCAGTGGGTCGAGCAGGACTGGTACTCGCTGGGCACGGACGGCTTCGGCCTCTCCGACACCCGCGAGGCCGCCCGCCGCCACTTCGGCGTGGACGCCCCGGCCATCGTGGTGGCCGCCCTGTCCCGCCTCGCCCGCCAGGGCGCGGTCCGCGCCACGGCCCCCAAGGAGGCCGCGGAACGCTACGGCATCTGA
- a CDS encoding GntR family transcriptional regulator: MAAPVVHSLREQIREHIVEGIVSGRWKPGERIVERRIATELEVSQTPVREALRELESLRLIESAPNKGVRVRNLTAADLEEIYPVRAGLEQMAAELAAPVLAEDTSALEPEVRALYEADRTADGEAQVRHTVAFHRELVRASGNSVLLHTWESLGIEIWTTLSIRWLGTVQQSYAEEHQAVVDAFRRRDPRVGELVKEHVLGCAPRA, translated from the coding sequence ATGGCCGCGCCCGTCGTCCACTCGCTGCGCGAGCAGATCCGCGAGCACATCGTGGAGGGCATCGTCAGCGGCCGCTGGAAGCCGGGCGAGCGGATCGTGGAGCGCCGGATCGCCACCGAGCTGGAGGTCAGCCAGACGCCCGTACGGGAGGCGCTGCGGGAGCTGGAGTCGCTGCGGCTGATCGAGTCGGCGCCGAACAAGGGCGTCCGGGTGCGGAACCTGACCGCCGCCGACCTGGAGGAGATCTATCCGGTGCGGGCCGGGCTCGAACAGATGGCGGCGGAGCTGGCCGCGCCCGTGCTGGCCGAGGACACCTCCGCCCTGGAGCCCGAGGTGCGGGCGCTGTACGAGGCGGACCGCACGGCCGACGGGGAGGCGCAGGTCCGGCACACCGTGGCGTTCCACCGGGAGCTGGTGCGGGCGTCGGGCAACAGCGTGCTGCTGCACACCTGGGAGTCGCTGGGCATCGAGATCTGGACGACGCTGTCGATCCGCTGGCTGGGCACCGTCCAGCAGTCGTACGCCGAGGAGCACCAGGCCGTGGTGGACGCCTTCAGGCGGCGGGACCCGCGGGTCGGCGAACTGGTCAAGGAACATGTCCTCGGCTGTGCACCGCGTGCCTAG